DNA from Alnus glutinosa chromosome 2, dhAlnGlut1.1, whole genome shotgun sequence:
AGCACCAAAATTTGGAAATAGCGCAATGATAAGGAAAATATGTAGATGTGTTTGATGCACTTTAAGATAACACACTTGTgcctaaaaacctaaactaaGATGTACCATCTCAAATTATGCAAATTCGTCAATACAACCAAATGGCTTTCTAATCTGTAGTTCTCAGTAGAGAACAATGAATAGGATAAAAAAACCACTGATTGAATGGCAGATATTTGTGTGGAGTACATTTTACACAATAAAATTCggaaaagaataaattaaaaataaaaaacaaaaaagacaaaaacaaaaataaaatttgcataCCTAGCAGCAATTTCAGGAGAATAAGAAACATAAGCAGAGACTAAACCAACACCGCCTATACCCAGAGTGAGAATTTGTAACTTCTTCTTTAACTGCGGAAAGGTGttcaaaaatgaagaaaaaagagagagagagagagatagattaCAATAgttgaagaaaagaaacacataGAGTACACACATCTTGACAAAGGCAAGATGGTGTTCAACTGGGTACCTTAAAATACTGCTCTCTCCACTGGGCAGCCAACACCTCTGGGTCTCCACGAGGCCGCCTTAATTCCCGAAACATCACATCCTACATGTTAGCACTAAATCAGAACTTAAACGATGAGAAGCAATCCTACCAAAGAATGTTTCGTCAAATAAATCCATGCAAAAGTTTTTCTTCCTCCTAGAGCAACTGTCAAACTccttttgctttcaaaagatAGAACGTTCTTCAAATGATAAGCATTAGCTCTTCAAATCAGAAGGATTTTGTTGCAATAATGAATAATGGATGTTCTCTGAATCAAAAAtcatgaccaaaaaaaaaaaaaaaaaaaaccttacacTGCCTCCGGTTGCAGCTTTGCTTGCTCTATCCCACTTCTCTTGCTCACGCCGAGTTGGTACCAGTTTCCATCTGGGTGACTTGCGGCCACCAGTCTggggaaaaagtaatttttaatacaaaacTATCCAGGGATATATAAGTACTCGTGAAACATTTTCCAAACATGCATCATACCTGAGCTGTAGCCTCAACTTTCTCTTCCAACCCTGGCTTTAAAGGAGTTGTGAGTTCTTTACTCAAATCAACTTCCAAACTATATGCCCATAATTCAAACACATTTCAGGCAACATATACaatttgaccaaataaaaaacaaggatAACTGAATTTTAATGAATGATAAGTTGATAACAAACCTGTCAAGGCTCATGACTCTATTTAAGCTTAGAAAACCAGATGGCTCTTCCTGTTTACACCATATAAATTTATTCAGCAATGCAAAACCCATTTGACTTCATTATCAAAAACTCTGTTTGGTTTTTCAGcaattcaaaatctaatagtcTGCTTGTTGAAACCTAAGagattttttattgttttttgatAACAAGGGTATCCAGGGCTTCGTTCCGACTAGATCCCTGAGAGACCATGCAAAGCGCCTTCTTTACACAGTAGTAAAGCTCAGGCTTTAGCCAGCGGTGTGGGCCCAagaaattgtttgcactcaaggGGCGAAACTTAGAGAAAAACATTTCAACATAGCCAACGATTTTCACTACAAGACTAGGCTGAAATAAACTTCATTCTGCAGGTAACTCAGTCAATGAATAATTCAACGTctcaattttccttttctttcttttcctccagtttctcagcaaccaaactaaagaaaaaatcaaagtacCAACAAAACCATAAAATCGAGtgtcaaataaaaaactcataGTTTTGAAATCATTTCACTAGCTGACCAATTTAATAACATACCCAAttaagaaacaaaaccaaataatTTGACTGAAAAACTTAGCCCGGTCATCTTCAATCAGCCATTTCTATACTCCAGAAACAAATTCAAGAACGAAGCCACAAAATTCTATAAAGAAACAGGCATATGAACACAAATTAAATATCAAGGAGCAAAGGATAATACAACGAGagagggaaaaaataaaaaaccttaaCCGGAGGGGCCTCAATGGAAGAGTCGTTGTTCTTAACCAATCTTTGAAACCGACCCATGAAGTCCTTGTTCCACATAAAGTCATCAGAGCTCAAAGGGTCCTCTTCTTCACCACCCCAGTACTTTCTAAGCTTCGACGTGGTCGGTGGGCCACCGTAATCGCCCGGAGCCATCCCAGTGGACCATTTCAGGGGCTTCTTGTTGGGAAGAATCACtttggtctgtcttgggttagGCACAGGTGTGACTGGAGGGTCCTGAGAGATGGGTGTGGCTGCGGAGTTCACTGAGATGTAGCTTAGAACTCCCATTGCTCGTGGCGATGATAAGGAGGTGCTGCCACTGGTGGCAGTTTTATAAAAGTAAAGAGGAAAAAATATCTGGATATGTGAACGTGCTTTCAGTCTCTACTGTCTGTGTTTCACAAAGTCCTCATCTTTGGTTGGAAATGTAAATCTTAAGTCAAGGCAAAGAATAAAGATGACTGAACTGATAACCGTTTAATTCCGGCCCCAGCCTTTGACAGATTTTTATGTTgcgaataaaatttaattttttaaaattaatatgaccgaataaaaatatacaaaatatttgtaatttttagtaCGCatcaaataccgaaaaataattttgacaaaaaatacttttctaaaaaattacctttttaaaaatattttataacagaaactattttacaccaaaacagaCAAAGTCCGTGATAAATACAAACTTCTAAAAGGCTCTGATAGGAGGTCACTAGTTTTTACCGGCAGTTCAGTTCTTAAGGATAAAACAAAAGTTAGTTGCAAATCTTGAAAATATTCCCAAATCtgtcaattattattttttgaaatgacATTCCAAACGCCAGGAATTATGAAGGGCACTCTATGGAAAATTCCCCCAACGGTCCGATTACACGTATTTCCCCCAGTCTAAACAGGATTTACTGATTACGCGTATTTCCTAGTCTCAACATGATTTTACTGTGTATAATATATAAGCCTCAGTTACTTGCTCTTCAAGTCTCTTCATTTCTTGCTCTTCAAGTCTATCTTCCAAGTTCCTAAACTCCCTattgtctctctctttctcatagaGTAGTTATGCATTTAGAGATGGCGTTTTTCTGGGGCGATGAGGTGGAAGTTTGCAGCAAACTAGATGGGTTTGTGGGTTCCTACTATGCAGGCACAGTGGTGGCAGAATATAGACACAACACCTATGCAGTGCGGTACAAGAGCCTTGTCACAGATGATGAATGCCGGCCGCTGATCGAGGTCGTCAGTGAGGACGAGATGAGGCCTGAGCCACCCAAAGTTTTGGCATCTGGGTTTGCTTTATTTGAAGAGGTTGATGCGTTTGACAATGATGGTTGGTGGGTGGGCAAGATTACTGGCAGGAAAGGCTCTAACTACTGTGTCTTCTTTCATATATATGGGATTGAGATTGCCTACCCGTTTTCTCAGTTGAGGGCTCATCTTCAATGGGTCGGTGGCAAGTGGGTTTCTTCCAAGAACAGGGTCTTTTGATGCCCTCTTTTCTTTCGTGCTCTCTTATAAGTATTACTATTTGGTAGAAAAATATTGTAAATCTCAAAGGGATTTTAATTGTTCAAGGTAGGTTTGTTTTGGTTGTGTTACTAGGTTTTTGCTCTTTTATTTGGTGTACATATATGTTTCTGTTTTTCTGTTGTTACCCAAATTTGTTCCTTAATTGGTCAACTAGTCCAATGGTTtgcatggaatatatatatatatatatgcttaactTGATCCCAAACCTAtgagtttttgatttgataGTCAGTGTTGTGGATTTGTTCTTCTgactttgaatttttatttggtttggtTTCTGAGAAACTATagggaaagaaaggaaagaaaaattagaatgttttttacTTCACCAGGCCAAGTAAATGATTTCCAGTTTGAAAGCCGAAAAGAATGCATGATACAGCATTGCCCGCACAAGCTAAAATGGCATCGTACGTAGGATGATTTATTACATGCTGGCTCGGAGCAGTGAGCTCTAATAGAGAAGTTGCATTTCATacattatatgtatatatatttgaagcAAGTCATCCATCCCTTAACCGGTGTTCTGCATGCCGGCAGCAATACCTTTCATGGTCAAAATAAGGGTGTCCTCCAAACCTGGAGCATACTCGCTCATGGGGTTAAGCTTCACAAGCTCGGCAGCCGGCTTGCTTGATTCCATGTATTCCTTAGACAAGTGCGGTCTCACCTTCACATTGTAGTCAGGGTCACGGATCCGTTTAAGTGTGTAGGCTTGGCAGACATTAAGGGTCGTGATGTACGAATCACGAAGACGGAGTCTCTGCCTCAAATACGGGTCTCCTTCTAGAAGATCCTTATGCCCTGCAACCTACAAAATTAACACCCGAGAAATTGACATCTTCAAATCAAGAGCATCATGATATGTCTCAAAAGCAGGTATTTTTGAGTCCTAGTACTAAAGGTTATTTGAACAAAATTACACGTTTACTTGCATTGTGACCCCAAAATAAGTGCCAGTGATGTGAAACATTGAAAGAAAACCAAAGGTCCAATTATGGCAACACTTGAAATCACCTGGAGGAGAAGCTGCTTGGTTTCTTCATAGTTGGCCCTTAATTGCTCTCCAAAAGACCATAGGTCTTCTGACACCAGGAGCTTGTCATACAGAGCAGCAATTCCTGGGTCCCCCTTGGCAAACACCATCTCAACTAGGTCAATTGTAACCCTGAAGAAAGGCCACTGATTATACATCTCCCGAAGCATATGGAGATTCTTTATGTCCTTCTCAATTATGTGCTTAAATGCTGCCCCAAATCCAAGCCACACTGGTAGATGAAACCTTGTCTGGGTCCATGCAAAGATCCATGGGATTGCACGGAGTGATTCAATCCCTCCACTTGGCCTCCTTTTTGATGGACGACTCCCAATGTTCATCCGACCATATTCCAACTCTGGTGTTGCCTGCAGTGTTAAAGAAGAGGATTATGTAATGTTATGAGTATCTCGATAACAACTTCCAGTGACTTGGGAATTATTTAGCAAAAGAAATATGAAAGACTCAAAAAACTGATTgtgaattttgtgaaaatgaaatCCAAGTAGCTAAcccaaaataaactaaaaagcAACAGAATTTTATCAAGGGTAGAGCAATGCAGGACAGAGAAAGAGAATATAAAGATGCTATCATTCTTGGGAGCCCGTGAAATTCAAAACAAGAGGATACGAGAAGTGAGATAATTCAACATACGCGTCATTCATAAAATATTGACTTAAAGAGTGGTAATCCAACTAAAATTCAAGTTTAATACACACATTACCCCAAAAGTGGAAGGGAAATTTAGTCATGAAGGTCACTATAAGGAATGACACTTACGAGGCGAAAGTACTCAACAAAACGAGATTCCTGGAAAACTATGGAACGGTATTCCTTCGTTGCAATAACTGCCATCTTGTCCAAGAGTGCACGCCATTCAGGCTTTGGCGAGACAGGTGGACGCATACCGTGCTCAAGTGTAGCAGCTGTGTAACGCTGGAGTGTTCTAAAGCACAAGTGCTCCTCCCCAAAAGACTGTTCAATAACTTCACCTTGAACTGTCACGCGAAGCGAACCTTGAATCGTGTCAGGTGGCTGAGATAGTATAGCAAGATGGGTGGGCCCTCCTCCCCTACCAACTGTCCCTCCACGACCATGGAACATTGTAAGCTTAACTCCATATTGCTTAGCCACCTTTACTAGCTCTTCTTGAGCCTTATATAACTGCCAAGCCGCAGAGAGACGACCAGCATCTTTTCCGGAATCTGAGTACCCTATCATGACTTCTTGTTTCCCATTGATCCGGTTTCTGTACCAGTCTATTGAGAAGAGACGAGCCAGAGAAGCAGGAGCAGCCTCAAGATCAGCAAGCTTTTCAAACAGTGGGACAACCCTTAATGGCTTCTTAACATGACATTCACGTTGTAAAAGCTCAACAGCAAGCACATCAGATGGGGCTGTTGCCATTGAGATTATATAGGCACCAAAGTTGTCTGAGGGAAGTTCTGAAATGACATGGAAAGTATCCAATACATCAGCGATTTCATCGGTTTTGGGAAGATCAAGCCCGAAAAGAGGGCGCTTGCCACTGAGCTCAGACAAGAGCCATTTTTGCCTGCGTTCCTCTGACCATTCTTTATAAGACCCGATGCCCAAGTGCTTTGTGATAGCATCAATAACATCAGTATGCCTATCAGATTCTTGTCGGATATCAAGTTTTACAAGCGAAAGCCCAAAGGTAGAAACTTGTCGTAAGAAATCAAGAAGGCTTCCATCAGCTATAGACCGGTCACCACAAGAGTACAATGACCTGTAACAGAGTTCGAGAGGCTCCAGGAACTacaggggaaaaagaaaaaatcagcaCCATGAAAAACATACCTTTGAATCAGGAAAATTGCTAGGGCTCATGTCTATTAAGCTATTGCAAATTTCTGAGTCAACAATTTTTTTGCGGGATTGAAGCCATCGAAATAATTGTCAAATGCCTAAATGTCTATAGGCAAGGCATTCTCAATAGCCCCGCAGTAAATCAATCACCTTGCAGTCACTTTAGTATGTCAGGAGCAATAAATCATGCACACTAAGTGAACATTATTGCTGCTCAATCAATAATTACTTCCAGAATTTTGAAGTATGGTAGAGATATggtaaaaaaaacatttttccttTCCTACTAAAATAATATCCTCACAGAGCTCATCTACTACCAAGTTAAACAAgatcatttaaaacatttaatgaaGTTATAACATAGAAAGATTATCTATTTAATCTAAAATGCAAGAggcaaaagcaaaaaatttcgGTTCTTTGTGGCTAATGGTTAAAGAATAGGGAGGAGGTCTCACGAATTTCACTAATTAGAACATCAGAtcaagaaataaagaaaaagctacaatgattattaaaaaaaaaagtagtagaaatggaaagagaaaaaagattcATACACATTGCTTATCTCCAATATTTTATAAACTGAAAATATCTTACTCTTTCTAAAAATGTCTTTCTTCAAAGTTTGACAGGCTATTCTAGGTCTGGACTTCTTAGGAAGTATTAAATTAACAGATAGATAATTGACTCAATTTTTGCCAATATAGGATAAGTGGTTGATAAGCAATAAAACTAGAGGTAACTGCTCTGTAAACATAGTTCAACAggtcaaataaataaaacctagcATAAAGTATTGCCTAAGTGCCTAATATcacaaatgtgaaaaaaaagaaagcttcaGTATTTAAACAACTGCTAAGGCAAGAATATTAGATATCACAACAGATCACCACAACATATTGCTGGCACGTAGAATGTGTCAATTTCATTGGAGAAAAGTACTAAGTATTCAGtttaatacacacacacacacacatatatatataaaagtctcATATCGTTCTACAAGTGGGACTTATCAGAACAGGAGTGATGGAAAGACCTGCTCAACATTGGTGAAAGCTACATCCTCAGGAATATCAGAGATCCCATTGGCTAATAACTGACGCGCACGTTCACGTGTGTTATACAGCTTGTCCCTTACATCACCAAGAATAACACGATATGGCTCATTTGGAGGAACTTGTTTCCAAAACTCTGCATAGATGAAGCATTAATCAGAAAACTATCGAAGGTTGataaatatatttcaaaagttCCAGTTCAGGCATGGTATTCTTCTAAGTTGTTCAAcattcaatgaaatcattttacacaaAGAGACAATGAATTTGAGTTcagatttcaatttttacagCATTGAGGCTTGTAACAGATATTGCATACCTATGTAGTGTTTGGCATCTTTCTTCGAGGACCTATGAAGTTCATCAGCACGAACACGAAGCTCATCACAGCAACGCCACATAGACAACTGTCAACAAGGATACCGAAACAACATTAGATACTGGTATAACGAAAAGGTTGTGACGGTGCTCCGAAGACTGAGTTTTAGATACCTCAAACATGAGATCCTCGATTTGGGAAAAGTACAAATTAGCAGCCATCATTCTGGCCAGTAAGCATACGTCCCTCGTGACTTCAGGAGTAACCCGGGGGTTTCCTGCAGTCCACATTGGATAGATATAAGCAAAGCAAAATGATCATGAAAGCCATGATTCTGTGCGTgtgtgtgatatatatatatatatatatatatatatatatatatatatatatatatatagagagagagagagagagagagagagagagagagagagagagagagagagagagagagtgtcaaGGTGTCAACATCTTCTTTTTAcataatgaaatcaaatagacAGGGAAACTTATAAACTCTAAATGCATAATAAGGAAACCCAACAAAGTAATTGttacaaaattaatttctttgattGAGGTTTGTGGTTTTTATTCCCCCGGGGCTGTAGGGCAGATGTTTTCGTGCTTGAGCAAGAGGCATCCCAATAATGCCAGGCAAAATTAAGATTGTTCTGACAGCATATGATAGCATcagaaactatgaattgaagatagaaaaataaatttaggaagatagaaaataacaaatagggaagagaaaaCCCTTAATTGCCTaagcaaacagagaaataactctgaaagacttaaaatttaattgatacttcaaaatttgattaaaaataacaaagattAGATGCC
Protein-coding regions in this window:
- the LOC133860300 gene encoding protein AGENET DOMAIN (AGD)-CONTAINING P1, translating into MAFFWGDEVEVCSKLDGFVGSYYAGTVVAEYRHNTYAVRYKSLVTDDECRPLIEVVSEDEMRPEPPKVLASGFALFEEVDAFDNDGWWVGKITGRKGSNYCVFFHIYGIEIAYPFSQLRAHLQWVGGKWVSSKNRVF
- the LOC133861174 gene encoding protein CONSERVED ONLY IN THE GREEN LINEAGE 160, chloroplastic, whose translation is MGVLSYISVNSAATPISQDPPVTPVPNPRQTKVILPNKKPLKWSTGMAPGDYGGPPTTSKLRKYWGGEEEDPLSSDDFMWNKDFMGRFQRLVKNNDSSIEAPPVKEEPSGFLSLNRVMSLDSLEVDLSKELTTPLKPGLEEKVEATAQTGGRKSPRWKLVPTRREQEKWDRASKAATGGSDVMFRELRRPRGDPEVLAAQWREQYFKLKKKLQILTLGIGGVGLVSAYVSYSPEIAASFGAGFLGSLVYMRMLGTSIDAMADGAKGVVKGVAAQPRLLVPVVLVMIYNRWNGILVPEYGFMHLELIPMLVGFFTYKIATFVQAIEEALTVVGKETQV
- the LOC133861176 gene encoding phosphoenolpyruvate carboxylase 2-like, whose amino-acid sequence is MAARNLEKLASIDAQLRLLAPGKVSEDDKLVEYDALLLDRFLDILQDLHGEDIKETVQDCYELSAEYEGKHDPHKLEELGNVLTSLDPGDSIVVAKSFSHMLNLANLAEEVQIAYRRRIKLKKGDFADESSATTESDIEETLKRLVGQLKKSPQEVFDALKNQTLDLVLTAHPTQSVRRSLLQKHARVRNCLTQLYAKDITPDDKQELDEALQREIQAAFRTDEIKRTPPTPQDEMRAGMSYFHETIWKGVPKFLRRVDTALKNIGINERVPYNAPLIQFSSWMGGDRDGNPRVTPEVTRDVCLLARMMAANLYFSQIEDLMFELSMWRCCDELRVRADELHRSSKKDAKHYIEFWKQVPPNEPYRVILGDVRDKLYNTRERARQLLANGISDIPEDVAFTNVEQFLEPLELCYRSLYSCGDRSIADGSLLDFLRQVSTFGLSLVKLDIRQESDRHTDVIDAITKHLGIGSYKEWSEERRQKWLLSELSGKRPLFGLDLPKTDEIADVLDTFHVISELPSDNFGAYIISMATAPSDVLAVELLQRECHVKKPLRVVPLFEKLADLEAAPASLARLFSIDWYRNRINGKQEVMIGYSDSGKDAGRLSAAWQLYKAQEELVKVAKQYGVKLTMFHGRGGTVGRGGGPTHLAILSQPPDTIQGSLRVTVQGEVIEQSFGEEHLCFRTLQRYTAATLEHGMRPPVSPKPEWRALLDKMAVIATKEYRSIVFQESRFVEYFRLATPELEYGRMNIGSRPSKRRPSGGIESLRAIPWIFAWTQTRFHLPVWLGFGAAFKHIIEKDIKNLHMLREMYNQWPFFRVTIDLVEMVFAKGDPGIAALYDKLLVSEDLWSFGEQLRANYEETKQLLLQVAGHKDLLEGDPYLRQRLRLRDSYITTLNVCQAYTLKRIRDPDYNVKVRPHLSKEYMESSKPAAELVKLNPMSEYAPGLEDTLILTMKGIAAGMQNTG